One window from the genome of Mauremys mutica isolate MM-2020 ecotype Southern chromosome 4, ASM2049712v1, whole genome shotgun sequence encodes:
- the YOD1 gene encoding ubiquitin thioesterase OTU1 has translation MLRLRCKARSGSHPLPGLTAHSRLRELQAALAALTGVPAPAQRLLLGFPPRSLDLSDGERRLGELGIHSGDTLIVEEDTTKPKTESPVVAKRSVPTLVREALPVLARRVVPADNSCLFTSIFYVVEGGIYDPACAPEMRSLIAQIVASDPESYCEAVLGKTNEEYCEWIRREDTWGGAIEVSILSKFYQCEICVVDTQTVRIDRFGEDAGYARRVLLIYDGIHYDPLERKIPDSDIPPLTIFSTNDDVVLAQALELADEARRKRQFTDVNRFTLRCMVCQKGLTGQVEAREHAKETGHANFGEV, from the exons ATGCTGCGGCTGCGCTGCAAGGCCCGGAGCGGCTCCCACCCGCTGCCCGGCCTCACGGCGCATTCCCGCCTCCGGGAGCTGCAGGCCGCCCTGGCCGCCCTCACCGGGGTGCCGGCCCcggcccagcgcctcctgctcgGCTTCCCCCCGCGGAGCCTGGACCTGAGCGACGGGGAGCGGCGGCTGGGGGAGCTCGGCATCCACTCAG GTGATACTCTAATTGTTGAAGAGGACACAACCAAACCCAAGACTGAGTCACCTGTGGTTGCAAAAAGGAGTGTCCCTACTTTGGTCAGGGAAGCATTGCCTGTACTTGCAAGGAGGGTTGTTCCAGCAGATAACTCCTGTCTCTTCACAAGCATATTCTATGTGGTAGAGGGAGGCATTTATGATCCAGCATGCGCTCCAGAGATGCGCAGTCTTATAGCCCAGATAGTGGCAAGTGATCCAGAGTCCTATTGTGAGGCAGTACTAGGGAAAACCAATGAAGAGTATTGTGAGTGGATCAGAAGAGAAGATACATGGGGAGGAGCCATTGAAGTATCCATTCTGTCTAAGTTTTATCAGTGTGAAATCTGTGTAGTGGATACACAGACAGTCAGAATTGACCGTTTTGGGGAAGATGCTGGCTATGCTAGGCGGGTCCTTCTGATTTATGATGGGATTCATTATGATCCACTTGAACGTAAAATCCCTGACTCAGACATCCCTCCCCTGACTATTTTCTCAACAAATGATGACGTTGTTCTTGCACAAGCATTGGAATTGGCAGATGAAGCCAGACGAAAGAGGCAGTTTACTGATGTAAATCGCTTTACACTAAGATGCATGGTGTGCCAGAAGGGGTTAACTGGACAAGTGGAAGCCAGAGAACATGCCAAGGAGACTGGGCATGCGAACTTTGGAGAAGTGTGA